A genomic stretch from Telmatocola sphagniphila includes:
- a CDS encoding DUF4340 domain-containing protein, whose amino-acid sequence MNSRTTYVLMGLVGLLLAGLGIYIAFSDDEKPNVSGLLLPVFAESGIHENDITSLEIENSGKKAVFSRQPGGLWKCTEPLKIRVDATAIDSILRELMTAKVVEKGIDISNDPAKYGLANPEVKITLKKGVDRESTVSIGNITIGQEKALAYVMTSDNPRRVQAIRRSSIQALLKPGQPAAGNTAEMVLGLSDLRERKLLGINMQDSLSQSNSITIKQGKQILSLARQPNGQWIFQAPLGYGEAEAEIPAGGVPNPELIYSVRQLISQATALEVFDPKNFIDNPPDLGKFGLNPDNPDVMKIELSRISPGGREAPTTETLYIGKRVEDPKDPKQKTDEVYVHFEGDDTVAKVNAEGLKFLRKTLEDPKSIRSKDLVRMDLNKVDAIEILNPSGKIELRRGAQANIWSIYDGDNAHAANFTFIQTLLARLTEHSLVQEFPPSTYSAEKLGYTDKSSRVALWENGVPPAKEGEASKAGKPKLKDKPTVELIFGKSELNVVNVRRIMNGQQNDFQIPSNVLDQLVNRNRIEYVDVILKTFNSALAKTITITQGTENLILNQVEGDKWKIGGPEKLKNKPADDEKVRQLITELVNLRPLKTVAEKPDAATLTRLKLDDKSALMKIKIDLKDEKDKERIYYFGVDSESKTGQYLRMADQDYVVEVTKAIYELHKNSSDFLDRQVYKIPPDKVTGLKLTGWAKQTGEKPATREFELKEGKWVARTKLNYEIDPPAIANFLLDVTNVKAEEMLGTKEVKPEFNLDLSKGAIEIVLEAEGGKKITLLLGAEDPKSNLIYAKSSEAGGEVFTLLKDRYRVIRDTLMVFKKLP is encoded by the coding sequence ATGAACTCTCGCACGACATACGTTCTGATGGGCCTGGTCGGTTTGCTTTTGGCTGGGCTGGGAATCTACATCGCATTCAGCGATGATGAAAAACCCAATGTGAGTGGATTGCTGCTGCCGGTGTTTGCGGAGAGCGGCATTCACGAAAACGATATCACTTCTTTGGAAATCGAAAACTCCGGCAAGAAAGCCGTTTTCAGCAGGCAGCCGGGTGGCCTCTGGAAATGCACTGAACCACTGAAAATCCGTGTCGATGCCACGGCCATCGATAGTATCCTTCGCGAATTGATGACGGCCAAGGTCGTGGAAAAAGGAATCGACATCTCCAATGATCCCGCGAAATATGGCTTGGCCAATCCCGAAGTGAAAATCACTTTGAAAAAGGGCGTAGATCGGGAAAGTACCGTTTCGATCGGCAACATCACTATCGGGCAGGAGAAAGCCCTGGCATACGTGATGACTTCCGATAACCCGCGACGCGTTCAGGCGATTCGCCGCAGCAGCATACAGGCTCTTCTCAAACCGGGACAACCGGCCGCCGGGAATACGGCTGAGATGGTTTTAGGGCTGTCTGATTTGAGGGAGCGGAAACTTCTGGGCATCAACATGCAGGATAGCCTGAGCCAGAGCAACAGCATTACCATCAAACAGGGGAAGCAGATTCTCAGCCTCGCCCGACAGCCCAACGGACAATGGATTTTTCAAGCGCCTCTGGGTTATGGTGAAGCCGAAGCGGAAATCCCCGCCGGGGGCGTTCCGAATCCGGAGTTGATCTACAGTGTGCGACAACTCATATCGCAAGCGACTGCACTCGAAGTATTCGATCCGAAAAATTTCATCGACAACCCACCCGACTTGGGCAAATTCGGGCTGAATCCCGATAATCCGGATGTAATGAAAATCGAGCTTTCGCGAATCTCTCCCGGAGGTCGGGAGGCGCCGACCACGGAAACTCTTTATATCGGGAAACGCGTGGAGGATCCTAAAGATCCGAAGCAGAAAACGGATGAAGTTTACGTGCACTTCGAGGGGGATGATACGGTCGCGAAGGTGAATGCCGAAGGACTGAAGTTCCTGCGCAAGACTTTGGAAGATCCCAAGTCCATTCGATCGAAAGATCTCGTCCGTATGGATCTCAATAAGGTGGACGCCATTGAGATCTTGAACCCCAGCGGCAAAATTGAATTGCGGCGCGGTGCCCAGGCGAATATCTGGAGCATCTACGATGGCGATAACGCGCATGCCGCGAACTTCACTTTCATTCAAACGTTACTGGCCCGCCTTACGGAGCATTCGCTGGTTCAGGAATTCCCTCCTTCGACTTACTCCGCCGAGAAACTTGGTTACACCGATAAATCCTCCCGTGTGGCGTTGTGGGAAAACGGAGTTCCACCTGCAAAAGAAGGCGAAGCCAGCAAAGCCGGTAAGCCCAAACTGAAGGATAAACCGACTGTGGAATTGATTTTTGGGAAGTCGGAATTGAACGTCGTGAATGTTCGTCGGATCATGAATGGTCAGCAAAACGATTTCCAAATTCCTTCTAATGTTCTCGATCAGTTGGTGAATCGGAATCGCATCGAATACGTCGATGTGATATTGAAGACTTTTAACTCGGCTCTGGCGAAAACTATCACTATTACCCAGGGAACGGAAAATCTGATTCTGAACCAGGTAGAAGGGGATAAGTGGAAAATCGGTGGGCCGGAGAAACTGAAGAATAAGCCTGCCGACGATGAGAAGGTTCGTCAGTTGATTACCGAATTAGTCAATTTGCGACCATTGAAGACCGTAGCTGAGAAACCGGATGCTGCCACTCTGACTCGGTTGAAACTCGATGACAAGTCCGCCCTGATGAAGATCAAGATCGATCTCAAGGACGAAAAAGATAAAGAAAGGATCTACTACTTCGGCGTCGACTCGGAATCGAAAACCGGTCAGTACCTGAGGATGGCGGATCAAGATTACGTGGTGGAAGTTACCAAGGCGATCTATGAACTGCACAAGAATAGCTCAGACTTTCTGGATCGTCAGGTTTACAAGATCCCACCCGACAAAGTGACAGGCCTCAAGCTCACCGGCTGGGCAAAACAGACCGGTGAAAAACCGGCGACTCGCGAGTTCGAATTGAAGGAAGGCAAGTGGGTCGCCAGGACCAAGCTGAATTATGAGATCGACCCTCCTGCCATCGCCAACTTCCTGCTGGATGTCACTAACGTGAAAGCGGAGGAGATGCTGGGCACCAAAGAGGTGAAGCCGGAATTCAACCTCGACCTCTCCAAGGGGGCCATTGAGATCGTTCTGGAGGCCGAAGGCGGCAAGAAGATCACGCTGCTTCTGGGAGCCGAAGATCCTAAGAGTAATTTGATCTACGCGAAATCTAGCGAGGCGGGTGGAGAAGTATTTACGCTGCTGAAAGATCGCTATAGGGTCATTCGAGATACTCTTATGGTCTTTAAGAAGCTTCCCTGA
- a CDS encoding 3-keto-disaccharide hydrolase: protein MRLAVLILTLFSSLARASDSLSPLTREEISRGWLLAFDGESTFGWKWEGSLEVKDGNLIFGGTQKTEAFSTLKLTKAKAVLVFSLEGPGIPSLTVGGKQIKLVAHKGMQRLELEINPTGDSLEPIVELNVPAGSQIVFSKIACIPMGGISLFNGKDLNGWKPFRGEKYKSVYSVRPEGWLNVKNGPGDLQTDRKFDNFVLQLECFSKGKALNSGIFFRCIADQYQNGYEMQIHNGYKENDRTKPTDFGTGAIYRRIPVRKVVSNDFEWFAMTLVAEGRHLRTFVNGYPVVDWTDDRKPNDNPRQGSKTASGHISIQGHDPTTDLNFRNLRILELPKTKE, encoded by the coding sequence ATGCGACTTGCAGTTCTGATTCTAACACTATTTTCATCGTTAGCGAGAGCGTCGGATTCACTATCCCCATTGACTCGGGAAGAGATTTCCCGGGGTTGGCTCCTCGCCTTCGACGGCGAATCTACTTTCGGTTGGAAGTGGGAAGGAAGCCTCGAGGTTAAAGATGGAAATCTGATATTTGGCGGAACTCAAAAGACGGAGGCATTTAGCACGTTGAAGTTGACTAAGGCCAAAGCGGTACTGGTATTTAGCCTGGAAGGTCCAGGAATACCTTCGCTTACAGTCGGCGGCAAACAAATTAAACTCGTCGCGCATAAAGGGATGCAAAGATTGGAATTGGAGATCAATCCCACTGGCGACTCTTTGGAGCCGATTGTCGAGTTGAACGTGCCGGCTGGGTCTCAGATCGTATTCTCGAAAATTGCTTGCATCCCGATGGGGGGTATCAGCCTATTTAACGGGAAGGATTTGAACGGCTGGAAGCCTTTTCGCGGTGAAAAATACAAGTCGGTTTATTCGGTAAGGCCCGAGGGATGGCTGAACGTGAAAAATGGACCGGGCGATCTACAGACTGATCGGAAATTCGACAATTTTGTGCTCCAACTCGAATGCTTCAGCAAAGGCAAAGCACTCAACAGCGGCATCTTCTTTCGTTGCATCGCCGATCAGTATCAGAACGGCTACGAAATGCAGATTCACAATGGCTACAAAGAGAACGATCGCACAAAACCCACCGACTTCGGCACGGGTGCGATCTACAGACGCATACCAGTGCGAAAAGTGGTCAGCAATGATTTCGAATGGTTTGCGATGACTCTCGTGGCCGAGGGGCGGCATCTGCGAACGTTCGTCAACGGCTACCCGGTCGTCGACTGGACCGATGATCGCAAACCGAACGACAACCCGCGCCAGGGATCGAAAACTGCTTCGGGCCACATCAGCATTCAGGGGCACGATCCAACCACCGATTTGAATTTTCGCAACCTGCGAATATTGGAATTGCCCAAGACCAAAGAATAA
- a CDS encoding Gldg family protein: MLNELNPASTAATNKLKLSALLQIALGILLLIGSIVFFMSASSDGKADASKEKAKTELTKDLEKDKDPEKKKLDEGFFSVKLGDRFFAGAWALAMGLGFVCLGSWTYTRTPKTEDEANSAFKSTLILAGSLIGFLTFCLGIILGYWWSGSLTDWLEQGKVKEARWPFFALLAVFGGLVIMFLGLQIARSDLRKSAGLRRLYYGFSAVMTGLFLLSLLLSLNIYSSMKWTSVLDTTEKGYYTLDPKSKEVLSTLSTPVKAYLIWPPGNSLFGEVSNMLTNCEKENPNFQVVPLDPSFDAKEIFRLNQQYKLGEDLRDQLGILLVVGEKENQTVFLKIRDLVEQKFGNAPGEESLNFIGEGRVMAELAFLGEGKVKPIIYFLQGNGELDISIKEPQPRKGPRDVSAERSASMLVQYLQDRKYDVRPLKLELNGTTDFDTNATAVVLLAPSGPYSEGVVKFLTEYMEPTDPKRKPGKLVAILPPTVSPINRKIAPTGLEKLISDFGMDILPAKIVQYSQNGALETPIVEPSDDLQGSILARAFPRMEIIPNLSRPIRAQQGLRPELKVQRVLATTPNVVTWLETDGVSNNEAVFRQLRQDKNLQKEKMAGQQELGVIAVSSMAPLKPQDPQAPPTPPAEHTPRMVVLGWEAFNNRLIQMAGNSTFSFDMLGDLIDWLRERPTNIGIKPQERKYLKIPADVTLWKVLVQPFLLFLCIVTGFGVSIWIVRRK; this comes from the coding sequence ATGCTAAACGAATTGAATCCGGCATCTACCGCTGCCACCAACAAATTAAAGTTGTCCGCTTTGCTCCAGATTGCCCTGGGGATATTGCTGCTGATCGGCTCGATTGTCTTCTTCATGAGTGCGTCTTCGGATGGTAAGGCGGATGCCAGCAAAGAAAAGGCAAAAACCGAACTCACCAAAGATCTCGAGAAAGATAAGGATCCGGAAAAGAAGAAACTCGATGAAGGATTCTTCAGCGTCAAACTTGGGGATAGATTCTTTGCCGGAGCCTGGGCTTTGGCCATGGGATTGGGTTTTGTCTGTCTGGGTTCCTGGACCTACACTCGGACTCCCAAGACCGAGGATGAAGCCAACAGTGCTTTCAAGAGCACTCTAATTCTGGCCGGGAGCTTAATCGGCTTCCTGACTTTTTGCCTGGGGATCATCCTCGGCTATTGGTGGAGCGGCAGCCTGACCGATTGGCTCGAACAGGGGAAGGTGAAAGAAGCACGCTGGCCTTTCTTTGCACTTCTAGCGGTATTCGGCGGCCTGGTGATCATGTTCCTGGGGTTGCAAATCGCCCGTTCGGATCTCCGCAAGAGTGCCGGGCTTCGCCGTCTTTATTACGGTTTTTCAGCCGTGATGACCGGACTGTTCCTGCTTTCCCTGCTACTGAGTTTGAATATTTACTCGTCCATGAAGTGGACTAGCGTGCTGGATACCACCGAAAAGGGATATTACACTTTGGATCCGAAATCCAAAGAGGTTTTGAGCACTCTGAGCACCCCCGTAAAAGCCTATTTGATCTGGCCTCCGGGAAACTCACTGTTCGGTGAAGTTTCGAACATGCTCACCAACTGCGAAAAAGAGAACCCGAATTTTCAGGTCGTACCCCTAGATCCCAGCTTCGATGCGAAGGAAATATTCCGGCTCAATCAGCAGTACAAGTTGGGAGAGGATCTGCGCGATCAACTCGGAATTCTGCTGGTAGTTGGAGAGAAGGAAAACCAGACGGTCTTTCTGAAAATACGGGATCTGGTCGAGCAGAAATTCGGCAATGCTCCGGGGGAAGAATCGCTCAACTTCATTGGCGAAGGGCGAGTGATGGCGGAACTGGCATTCCTGGGAGAAGGAAAAGTCAAACCGATCATTTACTTCCTGCAGGGCAACGGGGAATTGGATATCAGCATCAAAGAGCCTCAGCCCCGAAAAGGGCCCAGAGACGTTTCCGCCGAACGTTCCGCTTCGATGCTGGTTCAGTACCTCCAGGATCGAAAGTACGACGTACGCCCCCTGAAACTGGAACTGAACGGTACCACCGATTTCGATACCAATGCCACCGCCGTGGTGCTTTTGGCACCCTCCGGACCTTACAGCGAGGGTGTCGTCAAATTCCTGACTGAGTATATGGAACCGACCGATCCGAAGCGCAAGCCGGGCAAATTGGTCGCGATCCTGCCACCAACCGTCTCGCCCATCAATCGCAAAATCGCTCCCACGGGTTTGGAGAAACTGATTAGCGATTTCGGCATGGATATCCTTCCCGCCAAGATCGTCCAATATTCTCAAAATGGGGCGCTTGAAACGCCGATCGTCGAACCTTCCGATGACCTTCAAGGTTCCATTTTGGCTCGGGCCTTTCCGCGGATGGAAATCATTCCCAATCTGAGTCGACCAATACGGGCTCAACAAGGATTGCGACCCGAACTGAAAGTTCAACGGGTTTTGGCGACCACGCCGAACGTTGTCACCTGGCTGGAAACCGACGGTGTCAGTAACAACGAAGCCGTATTCCGTCAGTTGCGGCAGGATAAAAATCTCCAAAAAGAGAAGATGGCGGGCCAACAGGAACTCGGCGTCATCGCTGTTAGTTCGATGGCCCCGCTGAAACCGCAAGATCCGCAGGCTCCGCCGACGCCTCCTGCAGAGCATACCCCTCGAATGGTGGTGCTCGGCTGGGAAGCTTTTAACAATCGATTGATTCAGATGGCCGGGAATTCCACCTTTAGCTTCGATATGCTCGGCGACTTAATCGACTGGTTGCGAGAACGACCTACTAACATCGGTATCAAGCCGCAGGAACGAAAGTACCTCAAAATTCCCGCGGATGTAACGTTGTGGAAGGTTCTGGTACAGCCGTTTTTGCTCTTCCTTTGCATAGTCACTGGCTTTGGTGTGAGCATTTGGATCGTTCGAAGAAAATAA
- a CDS encoding SPFH domain-containing protein produces MKWLRRLFLIPLFLWLLTGLAEIGPKERGVVRRFGRVVATPGPGLWIGWPWGIDKLDRVSIASVQRLNVGYKPQEIEDTVSGQQLTGDQNLINISVNLDYSVGEGTEALIDYVSQRERSESILVREAESAISEWIAGQSVDDVLLTGNAALPRWLADRLEGRLADHHLGIRVQQISVDFLSPPEKVRGAFEEVNRSQTNIRTQEFRAKQEAELRMKSAQADRFRFQQEAASYAETQLTLAVAEAQSFLQRLTTYRQLKQTNPDVLTFIWWNEMSKLLLGMKSKGRIDLMDNHIGADGLDVTQMLQKKK; encoded by the coding sequence ATGAAATGGCTTCGTCGTTTATTTCTGATTCCACTATTCCTCTGGCTGCTGACCGGACTGGCGGAAATAGGACCTAAAGAGCGCGGCGTAGTGCGCCGATTCGGTCGAGTCGTCGCGACTCCCGGCCCCGGGCTTTGGATCGGCTGGCCCTGGGGAATCGACAAATTAGATCGCGTTTCGATAGCTTCCGTACAACGGCTCAACGTCGGCTACAAGCCTCAGGAAATCGAAGATACCGTCAGTGGGCAACAGCTCACCGGAGATCAGAATCTCATCAATATCTCTGTTAACCTTGACTACTCCGTGGGCGAAGGAACCGAAGCACTCATCGATTATGTCAGTCAGCGCGAACGAAGTGAATCGATTCTGGTGCGGGAGGCCGAATCGGCAATCTCCGAGTGGATCGCCGGTCAAAGCGTGGACGATGTTTTGCTTACCGGAAATGCCGCGCTACCGCGCTGGCTGGCCGACAGGCTGGAAGGTCGCCTGGCGGATCATCATCTGGGTATTCGGGTTCAGCAGATCAGCGTCGATTTTCTCAGTCCGCCGGAAAAGGTCAGAGGAGCGTTCGAAGAGGTTAATCGCTCGCAGACCAATATCCGCACTCAGGAGTTTCGGGCGAAGCAGGAAGCGGAACTTCGCATGAAATCGGCCCAGGCCGATCGATTTCGATTCCAGCAGGAAGCCGCTTCCTATGCGGAGACCCAGTTGACTCTGGCGGTGGCCGAAGCCCAATCTTTTCTGCAGCGGCTGACGACCTATCGTCAATTGAAGCAAACCAACCCCGATGTACTCACTTTCATCTGGTGGAACGAGATGAGCAAATTGCTGTTGGGCATGAAGAGCAAAGGGCGAATCGATCTGATGGACAATCACATCGGGGCCGACGGGCTGGACGTCACTCAGATGCTTCAGAAGAAGAAATAG
- a CDS encoding ABC transporter permease, which produces MSDTQMLAAPPPELAPSQSVDETPGVSRILGMFGLAVATAGVGVILANQIAGPRLVGSPGGAIGATLGLLAALYAALRETDKTVLRSYAFLGLGLILLSGVIVIPSAERFPLYGWPGLLVGLCFLLCLTRKEDDPGFLKPILSVILGLGIIFSTLALVGGALYPNFLLQFGVILSILGLLYLAGYLGQIGTTTATGYLAARVIGYAGLGFLLFGLVRSILPYVGVKTLSYYTMPQGIYLMVFGALYALVGLGSCSDNRVLVIARRELAAYFYSPIAYLIFAGMIIIGAINFTMYFFNFFDQFGRPVPVIEPIVGNYLMNISGAIVVVFIVPAMTMRIIAEEKRTGSFEVLMGAPITELSVVLGKFLAAWIFFMAAWIPFALYLLPFRVAFDDPFDYRPIIGFYISLGFIGAGFVSMGIFFSSLTKNQIIAAVLTFAGMLFFLLIVLTTSYVLIPELLRRVLNKLAFWSTLSEAIQGRLYLRDLVVHASLTVFWLFLTVKSLESRKWS; this is translated from the coding sequence ATGTCTGATACTCAAATGCTGGCGGCTCCTCCTCCGGAGCTGGCTCCGTCGCAATCTGTTGACGAAACCCCAGGCGTTTCGCGTATCCTCGGCATGTTCGGTCTGGCGGTCGCCACGGCGGGTGTAGGTGTTATTCTCGCCAATCAGATTGCTGGGCCACGGCTGGTCGGGAGCCCGGGCGGGGCGATTGGAGCTACCCTCGGCTTGCTGGCAGCACTTTATGCGGCTCTCCGCGAAACCGATAAAACCGTTCTGCGTTCTTACGCCTTTCTCGGCCTGGGGCTGATTCTCCTGAGTGGAGTGATCGTTATACCGAGTGCCGAGCGATTTCCACTCTATGGCTGGCCGGGTCTGCTGGTGGGGCTCTGTTTCCTACTCTGTCTGACCCGCAAAGAGGACGATCCCGGATTCTTGAAGCCGATACTCTCGGTGATACTCGGATTGGGAATAATCTTCTCCACTCTGGCGTTGGTCGGCGGAGCCCTTTACCCCAATTTTCTTCTGCAATTCGGGGTGATTTTATCGATCCTCGGTTTACTCTATCTGGCCGGGTATTTAGGTCAGATTGGAACGACCACCGCGACCGGCTACCTGGCCGCCCGAGTGATCGGCTACGCAGGTCTTGGCTTTCTTCTATTTGGGCTGGTCAGGTCAATCTTACCTTACGTTGGTGTGAAAACGCTTTCTTATTACACGATGCCACAAGGCATATATCTGATGGTATTCGGGGCGCTCTATGCTCTGGTTGGTCTCGGTTCCTGCAGCGATAACCGCGTTCTGGTCATCGCCCGACGTGAGCTGGCCGCTTATTTCTACTCTCCGATCGCCTACTTGATCTTCGCGGGCATGATTATCATCGGGGCAATTAACTTCACCATGTACTTCTTCAATTTCTTCGATCAATTCGGACGGCCGGTGCCCGTCATCGAGCCCATCGTCGGCAATTATCTGATGAATATTTCTGGAGCGATTGTCGTAGTCTTCATCGTACCGGCGATGACCATGCGAATCATTGCGGAAGAAAAACGAACCGGTTCCTTCGAAGTACTTATGGGAGCGCCGATTACCGAGCTCTCCGTGGTACTTGGTAAGTTTCTCGCGGCTTGGATCTTTTTCATGGCAGCCTGGATTCCTTTCGCCCTCTACTTGCTGCCATTTCGAGTTGCCTTCGACGATCCGTTCGATTACCGGCCGATTATCGGTTTCTACATCTCACTCGGTTTTATTGGGGCAGGTTTTGTCTCGATGGGTATTTTCTTTTCATCGCTGACCAAGAATCAAATCATCGCGGCAGTACTGACGTTTGCCGGGATGCTTTTTTTCCTGCTGATTGTACTCACGACCTCGTATGTCCTGATTCCGGAACTGTTGCGTCGAGTCCTCAACAAGCTGGCCTTCTGGTCGACGCTTTCCGAAGCCATCCAGGGGCGACTCTACTTACGCGATCTGGTGGTGCACGCCTCATTGACTGTCTTCTGGCTGTTTTTAACTGTGAAATCTCTTGAATCCCGGAAGTGGAGCTGA
- a CDS encoding ABC transporter ATP-binding protein produces MSDPAIEVSNLCKNYGPVQAVDRISFTVQPGELVGFLGPNGAGKSTTMRILTTIMPASSGIAKVFGLDVMDYSMEVRRKLGFLPESVPIYPEMRVEEYLQYRAKLKEVDRSKRNSRIEYCLEKCRIREVRRRLIGTLSKGYRQRVGLADALIADPPLLILDEPTAGLDPVQIRETLHTIRELAGSHTVLLSTHILPEVEASCDRVIIINRGTLHWDGKLSELSGTMPSLELELRGPSEEIVHTLGQIPGVVKVTSDAGSSDVNTYNLEITSHLDVENGLVKRVVEKGWGLRKLNHRKQGLEQLYMSVVLRQGPKQPTG; encoded by the coding sequence ATGTCTGATCCTGCGATTGAAGTATCGAATCTCTGCAAAAATTACGGTCCCGTGCAAGCGGTCGACCGTATCTCATTTACCGTTCAACCCGGTGAATTGGTCGGTTTTTTGGGGCCCAACGGCGCCGGGAAATCGACGACCATGCGAATTCTAACCACCATCATGCCGGCCTCCAGTGGGATTGCCAAAGTCTTCGGACTGGACGTGATGGACTATTCAATGGAAGTACGCCGGAAGCTGGGTTTCCTTCCGGAAAGCGTGCCGATCTACCCGGAAATGCGGGTGGAGGAATATCTCCAATACCGGGCGAAATTGAAGGAGGTCGATCGCTCCAAACGCAACTCGCGAATCGAATACTGCCTGGAAAAATGTCGAATTCGGGAAGTTCGCCGCCGCTTGATTGGAACACTTTCCAAAGGTTATCGTCAGCGTGTCGGCCTGGCGGATGCCTTGATTGCCGATCCGCCACTACTGATTCTGGATGAGCCGACAGCAGGTTTGGACCCGGTTCAGATTCGCGAGACCTTGCACACCATTCGCGAACTGGCCGGTAGCCATACCGTTCTACTTTCTACCCATATTCTTCCAGAAGTCGAAGCCAGCTGCGACCGGGTAATTATCATCAATCGCGGCACGCTGCACTGGGATGGCAAGCTCTCCGAACTCTCCGGTACCATGCCCTCGCTGGAACTGGAATTGCGCGGACCGAGTGAGGAAATCGTTCATACTCTCGGTCAGATTCCAGGAGTGGTCAAAGTGACTTCCGATGCAGGCTCCTCGGATGTGAATACTTACAACCTGGAAATCACTTCCCATTTGGATGTGGAAAATGGACTGGTGAAGCGGGTGGTCGAAAAGGGATGGGGACTGCGAAAACTGAACCATCGCAAACAAGGCCTCGAACAACTATATATGAGTGTGGTTTTGAGACAGGGTCCCAAACAGCCCACCGGATGA